One region of Polynucleobacter sp. Adler-ghost genomic DNA includes:
- the dnaE gene encoding DNA polymerase III subunit alpha, whose translation MASPRFVHLRVHSEFSITDGVVRIDDAVAAAEKDGMGALALTDLSNLFGLVRFYSAARSSGIKPIAGADVWVSNPQDPDQPHRLLLLVQNHSGYLNLCQLLSKASLENQSRGRAEVDLKWFSEPASKAEDKAAKRTLSYGLIALSGGRWGDVGAALLAGQEDLAKDAAKRWASLFPNAFYIEVQRGGHPQDEQHLQLACHLASEMDLPIVATHPVQFMQRSDFTAHEARVCIAEGELLGNPRRTKKFNEEQYFLSQEEMEKRFADLPVALTNSVEIAKRCNLSLTLGQPRLPDFPTPPGITLDDYLLQQSEIGLKRHMERNFPDPEERAKEEARYHERLVFEVKTIAQMGFPGYFLIVADFINWAKNNGVPVGPGRGSGAGSLVAYSLGITDLDPLRYNLLFERFLNPERVSMPDFDIDFCQHGRDRVIQYVKDKYGKDAVSQIATFGTMAARAAIRDVGRVLEQGYNFVDGIAKLIPNKPGQYMTIEMAKKEEKQLGEREKNEDEVRQLLSLAQQLEGMTRNVGMHAGGVLIAPGRLTDFCPLYTQEAKDSKDQESGSVISQFDKDDVEAIGLVKFDFLGLTTLTILAAAEKWIKTLHADRKDWNIGEILLDDQKAFEVLKNANTVAVFQLESRGMQGMLREAKPDRFEDIIALVALYRPGPMDLIPDFIERKHGRQKVEYPDPRIEPVLQETYGIMVYQEQVMQMAQMIGGYSLGGADMLRRAMGKKKPEEMAQHRKIFSDGAKAGGITEGKANEIYDLMERFAGYGFNKSHAAAYALLAYQTAWLKAYYPAEFMAANLSLAMDDTDKVKILYDDCLANNIRVFSPDINTGVYVFTPLRAPDAAPDSPISHIRYGLGAVRGTGEAAIEVIVKARESGGPFKDLFDFCARVDRRQVNRRAIEALMRAGAFDSLYKDSIPAGGNPYDIRSTLLASLARAIEAAEQAEASINQVSLFEVAGEDDRHLPELVRELPWSEKKRLQDEKSALGLCLTGHMFDAYRDETAHFIRQPLAKVAEGKDQLIAGIITSARMLTGQRGRMMIATIDDGTAAIEVTLYSEVYEPNRSWLKEDELLVAKVNITPDKFSGGVRIVSEAVMDITGARMRFARNLHLSIDSAIDLKSLRSQIGPFLMSNRVRDPKLGPSAVSMPSASEGMKGLMLTAAVTTSGGACLMQFPEELRIYPDDACLHSLNQILAAKQSNVVQVQYH comes from the coding sequence ATGGCTTCACCCCGTTTTGTTCATCTGCGCGTCCATTCCGAGTTTTCGATTACGGATGGCGTCGTTCGCATTGACGATGCGGTAGCTGCTGCCGAAAAAGATGGTATGGGCGCCTTAGCCCTCACCGACTTAAGTAATTTATTTGGCTTGGTCCGTTTTTATAGTGCTGCACGCTCTAGCGGCATCAAGCCAATTGCAGGCGCAGATGTTTGGGTTAGCAATCCTCAAGACCCAGATCAACCTCATCGTTTATTACTCCTCGTTCAAAATCACTCCGGCTACCTCAATTTATGCCAGCTCTTAAGTAAGGCGTCCCTTGAGAATCAATCCCGAGGTCGAGCTGAGGTCGATCTCAAATGGTTTAGCGAACCAGCCTCAAAGGCTGAAGATAAAGCTGCAAAAAGAACACTGTCTTATGGATTAATTGCCCTTTCAGGTGGACGCTGGGGTGATGTTGGTGCTGCGCTTCTAGCTGGTCAAGAAGATTTAGCTAAAGATGCTGCCAAGCGTTGGGCAAGCTTATTCCCAAATGCTTTTTATATTGAAGTGCAGCGCGGTGGTCATCCTCAGGATGAGCAGCACCTACAGTTGGCTTGTCACCTTGCGAGTGAAATGGATTTACCAATTGTTGCCACACATCCTGTGCAGTTTATGCAGCGTAGTGATTTCACAGCCCATGAGGCTCGAGTCTGTATTGCTGAAGGTGAACTTTTAGGTAATCCTCGTCGCACCAAGAAATTTAATGAAGAGCAATATTTTTTATCTCAAGAGGAGATGGAAAAGCGCTTTGCAGATTTGCCAGTCGCACTTACAAACTCAGTGGAGATTGCCAAGCGTTGTAATCTCTCTTTGACCTTAGGTCAGCCGCGCTTGCCGGATTTCCCAACGCCACCAGGTATTACGCTCGACGATTATTTATTACAGCAATCCGAGATTGGTTTGAAGCGCCATATGGAGCGCAATTTTCCTGATCCAGAAGAGCGCGCCAAAGAAGAGGCTCGCTATCATGAGCGCCTCGTCTTTGAAGTGAAGACGATTGCTCAAATGGGTTTCCCAGGTTATTTCCTGATTGTTGCGGACTTTATTAATTGGGCGAAAAATAATGGCGTACCTGTAGGTCCGGGCCGTGGATCTGGTGCTGGCTCTTTAGTTGCTTATTCACTGGGTATTACCGATCTTGACCCACTGCGTTACAACCTCCTCTTTGAGCGTTTCTTAAATCCTGAGCGGGTATCGATGCCCGACTTCGATATTGACTTTTGCCAGCATGGGCGAGATCGCGTTATTCAGTACGTAAAAGATAAATACGGAAAAGATGCGGTTAGTCAAATTGCGACCTTTGGAACGATGGCTGCACGTGCTGCGATTCGTGACGTAGGCCGCGTGCTTGAACAAGGCTATAACTTCGTTGACGGTATCGCAAAATTGATTCCGAATAAGCCAGGTCAGTACATGACTATTGAAATGGCTAAGAAGGAAGAGAAGCAATTAGGCGAGCGTGAAAAGAATGAAGATGAAGTGCGTCAACTGTTGTCTCTCGCACAGCAGTTAGAGGGTATGACCCGTAACGTGGGTATGCATGCGGGTGGTGTATTAATTGCGCCTGGCCGCTTAACTGATTTTTGCCCGCTGTATACGCAAGAAGCGAAAGACTCTAAAGACCAAGAGAGTGGTTCCGTCATTAGTCAGTTTGATAAAGATGACGTAGAGGCGATCGGTTTAGTGAAGTTCGACTTCCTGGGTTTAACCACCTTAACGATTTTGGCGGCTGCTGAGAAATGGATTAAGACGCTACACGCCGACCGTAAAGATTGGAATATCGGTGAAATTTTGCTCGATGATCAAAAGGCTTTTGAAGTTTTAAAGAATGCCAATACAGTCGCCGTCTTCCAGCTAGAAAGTCGCGGCATGCAAGGCATGCTTCGCGAAGCTAAGCCTGACCGCTTCGAAGATATTATTGCGCTCGTTGCCCTCTACCGTCCTGGCCCAATGGATTTGATCCCGGACTTTATTGAACGTAAGCACGGGCGGCAAAAAGTAGAGTATCCAGATCCTCGGATTGAGCCCGTTCTGCAAGAAACCTACGGCATCATGGTCTACCAAGAGCAGGTGATGCAGATGGCGCAGATGATTGGCGGCTACTCACTGGGTGGTGCAGACATGTTGCGTCGAGCAATGGGCAAGAAGAAGCCTGAAGAGATGGCACAGCATCGTAAGATTTTTAGTGACGGTGCAAAAGCAGGCGGTATTACTGAAGGTAAGGCTAACGAGATTTATGACTTGATGGAGCGTTTTGCAGGCTATGGATTTAATAAATCCCATGCTGCTGCTTATGCGCTCTTGGCATATCAAACTGCTTGGCTAAAGGCCTATTACCCGGCTGAATTTATGGCAGCCAACTTATCGCTCGCAATGGATGACACCGATAAGGTGAAGATTCTGTATGACGATTGTTTGGCAAATAATATTCGCGTGTTCTCACCTGATATCAATACTGGCGTTTATGTATTCACACCATTGCGTGCACCAGATGCTGCACCGGATTCCCCCATTAGTCATATTCGTTATGGTTTGGGTGCCGTGAGGGGAACAGGTGAAGCGGCCATTGAGGTGATAGTGAAGGCGCGTGAGTCTGGCGGCCCATTTAAGGACCTGTTTGATTTCTGCGCACGCGTTGATCGGAGGCAGGTGAACCGTCGAGCGATTGAGGCTTTGATGCGTGCTGGTGCTTTTGATAGCTTGTATAAGGACTCTATTCCTGCGGGTGGCAATCCTTACGATATTCGATCCACTCTCTTGGCTTCTCTTGCGCGCGCTATTGAGGCTGCCGAGCAAGCTGAAGCTTCAATTAATCAAGTGAGTTTGTTTGAGGTGGCAGGGGAAGATGATCGTCATTTGCCAGAGCTAGTCCGCGAATTACCGTGGTCTGAAAAGAAACGTCTCCAAGATGAGAAAAGCGCCCTTGGATTGTGTTTGACCGGCCATATGTTTGATGCCTATCGCGACGAGACGGCGCATTTCATTCGCCAGCCATTAGCCAAGGTGGCTGAGGGTAAAGATCAGTTGATTGCCGGCATTATTACCTCTGCTCGGATGTTGACTGGTCAGCGTGGCCGCATGATGATTGCAACCATTGATGATGGCACTGCTGCGATTGAAGTGACGCTCTATAGCGAAGTCTATGAACCAAACCGTTCTTGGCTCAAAGAAGATGAGTTGCTAGTGGCCAAGGTCAATATCACTCCCGATAAGTTTTCTGGCGGGGTACGAATTGTTTCTGAGGCAGTGATGGATATTACGGGAGCCCGTATGCGTTTTGCGCGTAACCTTCATCTGTCCATCGATTCGGCCATAGATCTCAAATCCTTACGCAGCCAAATTGGACCTTTCTTGATGAGCAATCGTGTGCGAGATCCAAAGTTAGGGCCTTCAGCAGTCTCTATGCCAAGCGCTAGTGAAGGTATGAAAGGTTTAATGCTGACTGCTGCAGTTACCACTAGTGGTGGAGCCTGCTTGATGCAGTTCCCGGAAGAGTTGCGGATTTATCCAGATGATGCTTGCTTACATAGTTTGAATCAAATTTTGGCAGCTAAGCAATCTAATGTGGTTCAGGTTCAGTACCACTAA
- a CDS encoding glycosyltransferase family 9 protein — MTAFSALKPKKVLFIATRQIGDVLVTTPLISQARDLWPDAEFHFLGYRGKLEMLKGNPDIAQIIETSDRPKFWEYLTLFFRLFQRYDLAVVTQPSDRAYCYGLVAAHHRVGVLGGHPQGHTEQDKAKRSKTDKQNAWKKAISLHTVDVDYFAQHVITEKLRLLEIFYRKPLDLFNKPISVSAPAGDPVTPSIASQLHSPYVVVHPGPLTAYKRWPLAYWQILLTWVTKQGWQVVLSASPAKQDLQLNQDILSLLDEETRKQVVDTAGQLTIPRAGTLIRGAIAYVGVDTSITHLAAACNTPTIALFGPTPPTNFGPWPNGFVGEQPYELRSRTQTVGNVTILQGPGECVPCRKAGCEDRASSNSECLDQLDPNQVIEALQSATKK; from the coding sequence ATGACTGCATTCTCAGCACTAAAACCTAAAAAAGTTTTATTTATTGCGACTCGCCAAATTGGAGACGTCCTTGTCACTACGCCACTAATTTCACAAGCACGTGACTTGTGGCCAGATGCGGAGTTTCACTTTCTAGGCTACCGCGGTAAGCTCGAGATGCTCAAAGGCAATCCCGATATTGCCCAGATTATTGAAACCTCAGATCGTCCCAAGTTTTGGGAATACCTCACTTTATTTTTCAGACTCTTTCAACGTTATGACTTGGCAGTGGTTACACAACCCAGTGATCGCGCCTATTGCTATGGCCTAGTAGCGGCGCATCACCGTGTGGGCGTATTGGGCGGCCACCCCCAAGGTCACACGGAACAAGATAAAGCGAAGAGAAGTAAGACTGATAAGCAAAATGCCTGGAAGAAGGCGATTAGCTTACATACTGTTGACGTAGATTATTTTGCACAACACGTCATCACCGAAAAGCTTCGTCTGCTCGAGATCTTCTATCGAAAACCGCTAGACTTATTCAATAAACCTATTTCAGTAAGTGCACCGGCCGGTGACCCAGTCACACCCAGTATTGCCAGCCAACTGCACTCACCTTATGTAGTAGTTCACCCTGGGCCTTTAACCGCATATAAGCGTTGGCCACTTGCGTATTGGCAAATATTGCTCACATGGGTCACAAAGCAAGGTTGGCAAGTGGTACTGAGCGCATCCCCGGCTAAGCAAGATCTACAACTCAATCAAGATATTCTTTCATTGCTCGATGAGGAAACCCGTAAACAGGTTGTAGATACTGCGGGCCAACTCACTATCCCACGGGCGGGAACACTAATTCGTGGAGCGATAGCTTATGTTGGGGTAGACACCTCCATCACGCACTTAGCAGCAGCATGCAATACACCCACCATTGCTCTATTTGGTCCAACACCACCCACTAACTTTGGGCCTTGGCCCAATGGTTTTGTTGGCGAACAACCCTATGAATTAAGATCTCGCACGCAGACGGTTGGTAATGTCACAATCCTACAAGGGCCCGGTGAATGCGTTCCCTGCCGAAAAGCAGGCTGTGAGGATCGTGCAAGTAGCAATAGCGAATGCTTGGACCAGCTAGACCCCAACCAAGTAATCGAAGCATTGCAAAGCGCGACAAAGAAATAA
- a CDS encoding glycosyltransferase family 2 protein: protein MISVLLATYNWPQALKICLESLSTQTDLDFEIIIADDGSTTTTKDLIEAIQKNFPVKITHLWQEDQGFRKTRILNQAIQAAHGEYLVFLDGDCIVQSDFISQHRALSQANHLVTGSRVLLNDELSKQLLLWANWDFKKFTGNLLSSRLSGGINKYWPLKIKLGDGAWRKYKKFVWRRIKGCNMACWKTDALAIGGFDETMTGWGHEDADFVFRLQSKGLIRKSGSWATEVLHLYHRINDQSNAAENARRVREKILAKAR, encoded by the coding sequence ATGATCTCCGTACTTCTGGCGACCTATAACTGGCCGCAAGCCCTCAAAATCTGTCTTGAGTCACTTAGCACTCAAACAGATTTAGATTTTGAAATCATCATTGCCGATGATGGGTCCACCACAACTACCAAAGATCTCATAGAGGCAATTCAGAAAAATTTCCCAGTAAAAATCACTCATCTATGGCAAGAAGATCAAGGATTTCGTAAGACCCGCATTCTCAATCAAGCCATTCAAGCAGCGCATGGTGAATATCTCGTATTTCTCGATGGTGATTGTATCGTTCAGTCGGACTTTATTTCACAACATCGCGCACTGTCTCAGGCGAACCATCTAGTGACAGGAAGTCGTGTCTTGCTGAATGACGAGCTCAGCAAGCAATTACTTTTATGGGCAAATTGGGATTTTAAGAAATTCACCGGTAACTTATTAAGCTCTCGACTATCCGGCGGCATCAATAAGTATTGGCCCCTCAAAATTAAGTTAGGTGATGGCGCCTGGCGCAAATATAAAAAATTTGTCTGGCGCCGTATTAAAGGTTGCAATATGGCCTGCTGGAAGACTGATGCCTTAGCTATTGGCGGCTTTGATGAAACTATGACAGGCTGGGGACACGAGGATGCTGATTTTGTTTTCAGACTTCAAAGCAAAGGTTTGATTCGTAAATCTGGATCTTGGGCAACTGAAGTCTTACACCTTTACCACCGCATCAACGATCAATCCAATGCTGCCGAAAATGCACGTCGCGTCCGTGAAAAAATTCTGGCTAAAGCTCGGTAA
- a CDS encoding glycosyltransferase family 2 protein — MPTLSVILITRNEEANLADCLASLEGIAQQIVVVDTNSTDRTLEIAKNYEAVISQPADWPGFGPQKNRALDLATGEWVLSLDADERLTPALRSEILTAINHSAHVDCFAIPRLSWYCGRFIRHSGWSPDYVDRLFKRGTARFSDDLVHERLIPSGQVAKLENPMLHFSFMNYSQVLQKLDRYSTASAEQAFSKGKKSSPLTAVLHGFWAFTRTYFIRLGFLDGPQGFALAISNGQGTYYRYMKLWQLHQEASSNHSLSK, encoded by the coding sequence ATGCCCACCTTATCCGTCATACTCATTACTCGCAATGAAGAGGCCAATTTGGCCGATTGTTTGGCCTCCCTGGAAGGGATTGCCCAGCAAATTGTGGTGGTGGATACCAATAGCACCGATAGAACCCTAGAGATTGCTAAAAACTATGAGGCCGTCATTAGCCAACCGGCGGATTGGCCTGGATTTGGGCCTCAAAAGAATCGTGCCTTAGACCTGGCAACTGGCGAGTGGGTGCTCTCCTTAGATGCAGATGAGCGACTAACTCCCGCCCTCAGAAGTGAGATTCTGACCGCTATTAATCATTCAGCTCATGTTGACTGCTTTGCAATTCCACGCCTATCTTGGTATTGCGGTCGTTTTATTCGGCATTCTGGCTGGAGTCCAGATTATGTGGATCGATTATTTAAGCGCGGCACCGCCCGCTTCTCGGATGATCTGGTTCATGAACGACTAATTCCTAGCGGGCAAGTAGCAAAATTAGAGAATCCGATGCTGCATTTTAGCTTCATGAACTACTCACAAGTACTTCAGAAGTTAGATCGCTATTCAACAGCTTCAGCAGAACAGGCATTTTCTAAAGGCAAAAAGAGTAGTCCATTAACTGCCGTACTTCATGGTTTTTGGGCTTTTACTCGTACCTACTTTATCCGTCTTGGTTTTTTAGATGGTCCTCAGGGTTTTGCATTAGCCATCTCGAACGGGCAAGGAACCTACTATCGCTATATGAAGTTGTGGCAATTACACCAAGAAGCAAGCTCCAATCATTCTCTCAGTAAATGA
- the msbA gene encoding lipid A export permease/ATP-binding protein MsbA gives MNAQDRTALNRLIQYLKPHIGLIIGSILAMALVAGAETSIPALMKPLLDRGFTGQMDQKLWLVPVFLVGLAFVRGMAQFLSSYLLNRVINAVLLKMRMQMFKALLHSSTTFFQKNSASSLINAVVFEVNNALSIMGGMLISLVRDSLTVIGLIGYLIYLNWQLTLVVLMIFPIIAFIIGKINKRLRSLNREQQTMTSELAYIVEESAAGYKIVKVHGAEEYEMGRFMEKADRLRRFALKSAVAGGLNQPITQLIASMALSIVLVIALMQSATEGTTVGGFASFITAMLLVISPIKHLADINQPLQRGLTAAEMIFSLMDQPFEEDESRKESMKPLGKAKGGIRFEDVGFSYQQEAGRKDALTGVSLNIKPGEVVAFVGPSGGGKSTLVNLLPRFFKPTSGQIFLDDIPLEDIVLADVRKQIAFVSQDVILFNDSIAANVAYGATGTEGIDRGRVIEALEAANLSALMKEMPEGIDTQIGDNGNRLSGGQRQRLAIARAIYKDAPILILDEATSALDSESERQVQDALERLMAGRTTLVIAHRLSTIEHADRIVVLEHGHVIENGSHEELIAKDGLYANLHRIQFSNA, from the coding sequence ATGAATGCTCAAGACCGTACCGCCCTAAATCGCTTAATTCAGTACCTTAAGCCCCATATTGGCTTAATTATTGGCTCTATATTGGCCATGGCACTGGTTGCTGGCGCAGAAACCTCTATTCCGGCCCTCATGAAGCCTTTGCTCGATCGTGGCTTCACTGGTCAGATGGATCAAAAACTCTGGCTGGTGCCAGTTTTCCTGGTCGGCCTAGCTTTTGTTCGAGGGATGGCACAATTTTTGTCTAGTTATCTACTTAATCGCGTTATCAATGCCGTTTTGCTGAAGATGCGTATGCAAATGTTTAAGGCATTACTGCATTCAAGTACTACGTTCTTCCAAAAGAACTCTGCATCCAGCTTAATTAACGCGGTAGTTTTTGAGGTGAATAATGCCCTCTCCATTATGGGTGGTATGTTGATTAGTTTAGTACGTGACTCTCTCACCGTAATTGGATTGATTGGCTACTTGATTTACCTAAATTGGCAACTGACATTAGTAGTGCTGATGATTTTCCCAATTATTGCCTTCATCATTGGAAAGATTAATAAACGCTTACGTTCACTGAATCGTGAGCAGCAAACAATGACCAGTGAGCTCGCTTACATTGTTGAAGAGTCAGCCGCTGGGTACAAGATCGTGAAGGTGCATGGTGCTGAAGAGTACGAGATGGGTCGCTTTATGGAAAAGGCTGATCGTCTTCGCCGATTTGCCTTGAAATCAGCGGTTGCTGGCGGCTTGAATCAGCCAATTACCCAGCTCATCGCTTCTATGGCGCTATCGATCGTCTTGGTCATCGCCTTGATGCAGTCAGCTACCGAGGGAACTACGGTTGGTGGCTTTGCCTCTTTTATTACTGCTATGTTGTTGGTGATATCGCCGATTAAACATCTCGCTGATATTAATCAGCCATTGCAGCGCGGCTTAACTGCTGCGGAAATGATCTTTTCCCTCATGGATCAACCCTTTGAAGAAGATGAATCCCGTAAGGAGAGTATGAAGCCTCTAGGTAAAGCTAAGGGTGGAATTCGGTTTGAAGATGTCGGCTTTTCTTACCAGCAAGAAGCTGGACGAAAAGATGCTCTCACTGGTGTGAGTTTGAATATTAAGCCTGGTGAAGTGGTTGCCTTTGTTGGTCCGTCTGGTGGCGGTAAATCAACACTAGTCAATTTATTACCGCGTTTCTTTAAGCCGACCAGTGGGCAAATTTTCTTGGACGATATTCCCCTAGAGGATATTGTGCTGGCTGATGTGCGTAAGCAAATTGCTTTTGTGAGTCAAGATGTGATTTTATTCAATGACAGTATTGCGGCAAACGTAGCCTACGGCGCTACGGGCACGGAGGGCATTGATCGAGGACGTGTCATAGAGGCTCTTGAGGCGGCAAACTTATCTGCACTCATGAAAGAAATGCCCGAAGGAATTGATACTCAAATTGGTGACAACGGTAATCGTCTATCAGGCGGTCAACGTCAGCGTTTAGCTATCGCAAGAGCCATCTATAAAGATGCGCCTATTCTGATTTTAGATGAAGCAACCTCAGCACTCGATTCTGAATCAGAGCGTCAAGTTCAAGATGCTTTAGAGCGGTTAATGGCCGGCAGAACCACTTTGGTGATCGCGCATCGCTTATCAACTATTGAGCATGCCGATCGGATTGTGGTGCTAGAGCACGGTCATGTGATTGAGAACGGCTCACATGAAGAGTTGATTGCTAAGGATGGCTTATACGCTAACTTGCATCGCATTCAATTTTCAAATGCTTAA
- the rng gene encoding ribonuclease G: MNEEILINITPQETRVALIQQGAVQELQIERTRQRGIVGNIYLAKVVRVLPGMQSAFIEIGLERTAFMHVADITQNNPQAQIEKLLFEGQNVLVQVLKDPLGSKGARLTTQLSIAGRNLVYLPPAGTDAATEKYIGVSQRIDQADEREAIKARLAGLMPADEKGGIIVRTSAQDASDTELEHDMHYLRTTWEKIREAVNHKAAPSLLYQDLSLAERVLRDLASEETSEIRVDSAENFEKLKGFATLYMPNLLDKLTLHRGERALFDLFDVDAEINKALGRRVDLKSGGYLMIDQTESMTTIDVNTGSYVGARNLDDTVFKTNLEAAQAIARQLRLRNLGGIIIIDFIDMLSKDHQESVLHELKRNLERDHARTSVNDFSSLGLVEMTRKRTRESLAHITCEPCATCQGKGEIKTAQTVCYEILREIVREHRQFNPREFRIVAAPDVIDLFLEEENQFLAQLGDFIAKPIKLQAEGNFRQEQYDIVLS, translated from the coding sequence ATGAACGAAGAAATTCTGATCAACATCACCCCCCAAGAAACACGGGTGGCACTAATTCAGCAAGGGGCCGTTCAAGAGCTTCAGATCGAGCGTACCCGTCAGCGTGGCATTGTTGGCAATATCTATTTAGCAAAAGTTGTACGGGTTCTGCCTGGCATGCAGTCCGCCTTCATTGAGATCGGCTTAGAGCGCACTGCATTTATGCATGTCGCCGACATTACTCAAAATAATCCTCAAGCTCAAATAGAAAAACTACTCTTTGAGGGCCAAAATGTTTTAGTTCAAGTTCTGAAGGATCCTTTGGGAAGCAAAGGTGCACGTCTCACTACTCAACTTAGTATTGCTGGCCGGAACTTGGTTTATCTCCCGCCAGCTGGTACGGATGCAGCTACCGAGAAATATATTGGCGTCTCTCAGAGAATCGATCAAGCTGACGAACGTGAGGCCATTAAGGCGCGCCTTGCAGGACTGATGCCTGCCGACGAAAAGGGTGGGATCATTGTGCGTACCAGCGCACAAGATGCCAGCGATACTGAGCTTGAGCATGACATGCATTACCTGCGCACAACCTGGGAAAAGATTCGTGAGGCTGTAAATCACAAGGCCGCGCCTAGCTTGCTCTATCAGGACCTCAGTCTAGCTGAACGTGTATTACGAGATCTTGCTAGCGAAGAAACTTCAGAAATTCGGGTGGACTCAGCTGAGAACTTTGAAAAGCTCAAAGGATTCGCTACGCTTTATATGCCAAATCTATTGGACAAACTTACACTGCATCGTGGCGAGCGCGCCTTATTTGATTTATTCGATGTGGATGCTGAAATTAATAAAGCACTGGGTAGAAGAGTTGATCTCAAATCGGGTGGCTATCTGATGATCGACCAAACAGAATCCATGACTACGATAGACGTCAATACCGGAAGTTATGTAGGCGCACGCAATCTGGATGACACCGTATTTAAAACCAATCTTGAAGCTGCCCAAGCTATTGCCCGTCAGCTGCGCTTACGTAATCTTGGCGGCATCATCATCATCGACTTTATTGATATGCTGAGCAAAGACCACCAAGAATCGGTTTTACACGAACTGAAGCGCAATTTAGAACGCGATCATGCTCGCACCTCAGTGAATGACTTTTCCTCGCTGGGACTGGTGGAGATGACGCGTAAACGTACTCGAGAATCTCTAGCCCATATTACCTGTGAGCCATGCGCTACGTGCCAAGGCAAAGGTGAAATCAAAACTGCACAAACGGTTTGCTATGAGATTTTGCGAGAGATTGTGCGCGAGCATCGCCAATTTAACCCCCGGGAATTTAGAATCGTTGCCGCACCTGATGTGATTGATCTTTTCCTTGAGGAAGAAAATCAATTCTTGGCACAGTTAGGTGACTTTATTGCCAAGCCCATCAAACTCCAGGCAGAAGGCAACTTCCGCCAAGAACAATACGATATCGTTCTTAGCTAA
- a CDS encoding nucleoside triphosphate pyrophosphatase — translation MFSYIYLASQSPRRQELLKQIGVKFEMLIAATGEDTETLETPLPDEKARAYVERVTFAKSAIALARWHHSGKPWAPILCADTTVSLPSNSAGEILGKPHDAADAARILKILSGKIHQVLTAVVLTIDPKTNPLCLVQVSEVEFAHLTEAQIDSYIQSGEPFGKAGAYGIQGLGGAFIPSIKGSYSGIMGLPIFEVNQLLDFAKVARI, via the coding sequence ATGTTTTCTTATATTTACCTTGCCTCACAGAGTCCACGACGCCAAGAACTGCTTAAACAGATTGGCGTCAAGTTTGAGATGCTGATTGCAGCAACAGGTGAGGATACGGAAACCCTTGAGACCCCACTCCCTGATGAAAAGGCGCGTGCTTATGTTGAACGAGTTACCTTTGCCAAAAGTGCTATTGCCTTAGCCAGGTGGCATCACAGTGGTAAACCTTGGGCACCGATCTTGTGTGCAGATACTACCGTCAGCCTACCTAGCAATTCAGCCGGTGAAATTCTTGGAAAACCTCATGATGCCGCTGATGCTGCGCGCATCCTAAAAATTCTGAGCGGCAAAATACATCAGGTATTAACTGCAGTTGTGCTTACGATTGACCCAAAAACCAATCCACTGTGTCTAGTTCAAGTTTCTGAGGTGGAATTTGCCCACTTAACTGAAGCTCAAATTGATAGCTATATCCAGAGTGGCGAGCCTTTTGGTAAGGCTGGAGCATATGGTATTCAAGGTCTTGGTGGCGCTTTTATTCCCTCAATTAAAGGCAGCTATAGCGGTATCATGGGATTACCCATCTTCGAAGTTAACCAATTACTAGATTTCGCAAAAGTCGCCCGCATATGA
- the rlmH gene encoding 23S rRNA (pseudouridine(1915)-N(3))-methyltransferase RlmH, translating to MRLTIVSVGHKMPEWVATATHDYIKRMPTDCSIEIKEIKPDLSPAKEAIKIAAAIPKGSRVIALDERGKDQTTQNLATQLAGWRQEGFDITFLIGGADGLDPSLKENAQAMWRLSSLTLPHAMARVLLVEQLYRAWTILQGHPYHRE from the coding sequence ATGCGTTTAACGATTGTTTCTGTTGGTCACAAAATGCCAGAATGGGTTGCAACTGCAACCCATGATTACATTAAGCGCATGCCCACAGATTGCAGCATTGAAATCAAAGAGATCAAACCGGATCTCAGTCCAGCCAAAGAAGCTATCAAAATTGCAGCAGCTATTCCGAAAGGCTCTCGGGTGATTGCGCTTGATGAGCGTGGCAAAGATCAAACCACACAAAATCTAGCTACCCAGTTGGCAGGCTGGCGGCAAGAAGGTTTTGATATTACTTTTTTGATTGGTGGTGCCGATGGACTCGATCCCAGCCTTAAGGAGAATGCTCAAGCGATGTGGCGCCTCTCGAGTCTGACCCTGCCACATGCCATGGCAAGAGTCTTACTGGTTGAGCAACTCTACCGAGCTTGGACTATTTTGCAAGGCCACCCCTATCACCGCGAGTAA